Within Mongoliitalea daihaiensis, the genomic segment ATGTCTCTTCCTTGTGAGTCTTTGGCAGTGAAAGTATTGGTCGAACTGTCCACATCGTAAACAATCCCTTTGTCCTGGGCACTGCGAATGTTGTTCATCCCTTTGGACAACCTTCTGTGATCCCTTGCAGAGATATGCCCAGAAGCTTTCATGCGGTCAAGGTTTTCCCTTGCCGCTTGAAAGTCCACTGTTCTGTATGTTGCCCTTTGCTCTGACATTGCTTAGAGTTTGATGTTTTTGAGATAGGAAATCATTTTCCCGCCTTTTTCGAACATGCCCACAGGACCGGCAGGAGGAATGTCCTCAGCTCCACCACCCATGGCCATAGGATCAACTGCGGGTGCGCCTATGCCCATAGAAGCAGCAAGCTCCTGAATGATCTGATCTGCAAGCGAAGGATCAGGAGCAGCCAAATACTGTTCCACCATCGGTGCAAGTGATTCCATACCGCCCAATGGAGCAGGTGGCTCAGGTGACATTCCTGCTAATGGATCTCCCATCATAGGGTCAATCATTTCACCTCCCCCCATATAAGAAGGTTTCATTCCATATCCTTGGTTTACTCGTGTAACGCCCATATAAATTTTGTTTAAGTTTATGAATCTTGTTTATAAAAATAGAGAAAAAAAGACACAGCCTTAACTGTCAGTGTACTCGGGAGGCGTAGCATCCTGTTTTAGGGTTGCTTTGTAAACGTACTCTCCAAGCTTGTAAAGATCTTCAGGACTCTCAGCTTTCATTGCGAGTTGAACAATCTTTTCAGTGTCTTTGATAGAGTATATCCGCTCTTCTCCTTGAAGGTCTACCTCATTGCCTTCTCCGCTTCCTTCCAATTGTACAAGCTTTCCACCTTCCTCATGGATTCGTATTTCCCTTGGGTCTCTTTTAGAGGATGGCGCAGAAGGTTGCGCAGGATTTGGCTCAGCTTGTGCTGCAGGTTTTGACGGCTGTTGGGGCATCCTTGGAGGCACGGGAGGCTTCTCGTAAATCACCTGTGACTCTTTTGGAAGGTATGGTGCAATGGGAGAAGGAGGCATCTGCGCTGGCTGTTGAGGGTTAAGTATTTCAGGTTTTTGCTCAACAAGCTTTTGCCATTTTTGGTATTGGTCTCTGTCCCAATTGCCATCTGCTTTTACCTCAATCCCATTTTTAATCATTAGATTTTGCCTATCTATAACCGCTTGTTTTGCAGGTGTATAAACATTGTCAATTAAATCTGAAAGTTCAGTGTTTCCCCATTCCCTGGCATAATTTCTTACCCCTCTCATGAACCCGTAAAGCTCTCCCGGATTTCCGTTTTTGGGGTCAAAGTCATAAGGTCTGTCAACAAATTTCGATGCATCAAGACCTCCGTTGTATTCGGCAAGTGCACGGACAACATCCCCTTTGTTTCTGTCAAGGTTTTCCCTGATAAGCCTTGCTGCTGCATCTGTTGCTTTTTCAAGGTCAGTTCTTTCGTCAACTTCATCATCTACACGCAAGCCAAGGCCTTTTGCTGTATCTCTTGAAATCTGAAATAAACCTCGTGGACCAGTTCCAGAATTCACAGTTCTTTGGTAGTTCATGGATTCATGGCCCGCAAGTGGCAATAAGATTCCTTTTGGTAAATTATACTTCTGTTCAAATCTTGCAGCATTTTGATACAACCATTCAAGGGTATCTTTTTCGGCTGCTTTTTTGTAAATACTTTCAGGGATTTTCATCCCATCATTCGCTTTCGGAACCCTCCGTTTCTTTGGATATATTGGCATTTTCTAACTCGTTGAATTTCCCTGAATTGTCTTTTGTTCTGTTAAGGATGATATCCTTGATGTAGCT encodes:
- a CDS encoding transglycosylase SLT domain-containing protein yields the protein MKIPESIYKKAAEKDTLEWLYQNAARFEQKYNLPKGILLPLAGHESMNYQRTVNSGTGPRGLFQISRDTAKGLGLRVDDEVDERTDLEKATDAAARLIRENLDRNKGDVVRALAEYNGGLDASKFVDRPYDFDPKNGNPGELYGFMRGVRNYAREWGNTELSDLIDNVYTPAKQAVIDRQNLMIKNGIEVKADGNWDRDQYQKWQKLVEQKPEILNPQQPAQMPPSPIAPYLPKESQVIYEKPPVPPRMPQQPSKPAAQAEPNPAQPSAPSSKRDPREIRIHEEGGKLVQLEGSGEGNEVDLQGEERIYSIKDTEKIVQLAMKAESPEDLYKLGEYVYKATLKQDATPPEYTDS